The following coding sequences lie in one Streptomyces venezuelae genomic window:
- a CDS encoding carbohydrate ABC transporter permease — translation MTLATATKRSARGKPGRGVADHGAWFLVLPALIPILVLSVGPLLYGIALAFTDSQSGRTEPTQWVGALNFQDLLHDTLFWDSFRIGLLWAFGVTVPQFFLALGLALLLNQPLRMRWLARALAIIPWAMPEVVVGIMWRLVYHPDAGVLNETLSDLGLGDGKDWLTGTATALFAVIVVGVWAGMPQTTVALLAGLQNTPRELHEAAAMDGAGAWRRFTTVTWPAIKPIALAITALNFIWNFNSFALVYVLTQGGPGGRTRLPMLFAYEEAFRYGQFGYAAAMGCVMVAVISVILSVYLVGRLKGGDEA, via the coding sequence GTGACATTGGCGACCGCAACGAAGCGGTCAGCGAGAGGGAAGCCGGGACGCGGCGTCGCGGACCACGGCGCGTGGTTCCTCGTGCTGCCCGCCCTCATCCCCATTCTCGTCCTCAGCGTCGGACCGCTCCTCTACGGCATCGCGCTGGCCTTCACCGACTCCCAGTCGGGCCGCACCGAACCCACCCAGTGGGTCGGCGCCCTCAACTTCCAGGACCTGCTGCACGACACGCTGTTCTGGGACTCGTTCCGCATCGGCCTGCTCTGGGCGTTCGGCGTCACCGTGCCGCAGTTCTTCCTCGCGCTCGGCCTCGCCCTCCTGCTCAACCAGCCGCTGCGGATGCGCTGGCTCGCGCGGGCGCTGGCGATCATCCCGTGGGCGATGCCCGAGGTCGTCGTCGGCATCATGTGGCGGCTCGTCTACCACCCGGACGCGGGCGTGCTCAACGAAACGCTCTCCGATCTCGGCCTCGGCGACGGCAAGGACTGGCTGACGGGCACGGCCACCGCGCTCTTCGCCGTCATCGTCGTCGGCGTCTGGGCCGGCATGCCGCAGACCACCGTCGCCCTGCTCGCCGGACTGCAGAACACCCCGCGCGAACTGCACGAGGCCGCCGCGATGGACGGCGCGGGCGCCTGGCGTCGGTTCACCACCGTCACCTGGCCCGCGATCAAACCGATCGCCCTCGCCATCACCGCGCTGAACTTCATCTGGAACTTCAACTCGTTCGCCCTGGTCTACGTCCTCACGCAGGGCGGCCCCGGCGGCCGCACCCGCCTCCCCATGCTCTTCGCCTACGAAGAGGCGTTCCGCTACGGCCAGTTCGGCTACGCGGCGGCCATGGGCTGCGTGATGGTCGCGGTGATCTCCGTCATCCTGTCCGTCTACCTCGTGGGCCGACTGAAGGGAGGCGACGAGGCATGA
- a CDS encoding ABC transporter substrate-binding protein, with product MASRRAPRLGAAVAALTLLLAGCSGDSGDDDGKITLQFQSLAWQKESVDANKALVEEWNATHPDVRVEYIQGSWDSVHDQLLTSFEGGEAPDIIHDASDDLADFAYGGYLADIGDLLPERLKADIPQRSWETATFDGKIYGVPFLQEPRVLIANSKWLKKSGVRVPTPGKPWSWPEFRKITKELGDGTDGKYGVAWPLKEPVSATLNLSLSTGGKMFHRGADGKVDVRFDAPDQVMPRTVHDQVNVDKSASGSTLGMGGSDTLPGFFGGKYAMVPLGFSYRQQIVQQAPKGFEWQVLPAPAGEEGLAQGVSPQTLSVSEDSAHKKEAAEFIDFFLQPKNMVKLARGDWMLPTGEEALQDPALRTEKNGWSAGTALSEDLRPAPAQSVRGYPEWKDKVATPALQEYYSGAIDLDELEKRLVKDGNLVLARYQR from the coding sequence ATGGCATCGCGCAGGGCACCTCGCCTGGGAGCCGCCGTCGCCGCGCTCACGCTGCTGCTCGCCGGATGCAGCGGTGACTCCGGGGACGACGACGGGAAGATCACCCTCCAGTTCCAGTCCCTGGCGTGGCAGAAGGAATCCGTCGACGCCAACAAGGCGCTCGTCGAGGAGTGGAACGCCACCCACCCGGACGTGCGTGTCGAGTACATCCAGGGCAGCTGGGACAGCGTCCACGACCAGCTGCTCACCTCCTTCGAGGGCGGCGAGGCGCCGGACATCATCCACGACGCCTCGGACGACCTCGCGGACTTCGCGTACGGCGGGTATCTCGCGGACATCGGCGACCTCCTGCCCGAGCGCCTCAAGGCGGACATCCCGCAGCGCAGCTGGGAGACGGCGACCTTCGACGGGAAGATCTACGGAGTGCCGTTCCTCCAGGAGCCGCGCGTCCTGATCGCCAACTCCAAGTGGCTGAAGAAGTCGGGGGTGCGCGTCCCGACGCCCGGGAAGCCGTGGAGCTGGCCGGAGTTCCGGAAGATCACCAAGGAGCTCGGCGACGGCACGGACGGGAAGTACGGCGTCGCCTGGCCTCTCAAGGAGCCGGTCTCGGCCACGCTCAACCTCTCCCTGTCGACCGGCGGGAAGATGTTCCACCGGGGCGCGGACGGCAAGGTCGACGTCCGCTTCGACGCGCCCGACCAGGTCATGCCACGCACGGTCCACGACCAGGTCAACGTCGACAAGAGCGCGTCCGGCAGCACCCTCGGCATGGGCGGCTCCGACACCCTGCCCGGCTTCTTCGGCGGCAAGTACGCGATGGTCCCGCTCGGCTTCTCGTACCGCCAGCAGATCGTCCAGCAGGCGCCGAAGGGCTTCGAGTGGCAGGTGCTGCCCGCCCCGGCGGGCGAGGAGGGGCTCGCGCAGGGCGTCAGCCCGCAGACCCTGTCCGTCTCTGAGGACAGCGCCCACAAGAAGGAGGCGGCCGAGTTCATCGACTTCTTCCTCCAGCCGAAGAACATGGTGAAGCTCGCGCGCGGCGACTGGATGCTGCCGACGGGCGAGGAAGCGCTGCAGGACCCCGCCCTGCGCACGGAGAAGAACGGCTGGTCCGCGGGCACGGCCCTCTCCGAGGACCTGCGGCCGGCGCCCGCCCAGTCCGTGCGCGGCTACCCCGAGTGGAAGGACAAGGTCGCCACCCCGGCGCTCCAGGAGTACTACAGCGGGGCGATCGACCTCGACGAACTGGAGAAGCGGCTGGTGAAGGACGGGAACCTGGTGCTGGCGCGGTACCAGCGCTGA
- a CDS encoding copper amine oxidase translates to MHVNRLSRARKRATMALAVSALVGGAVTVAGPATAAPRAPQAPTAAADCSDAYKIEQTVDGGTTWRMCWHYNTLSGLILDKISYQPKGEAKPIPVLTSARLAQVHVPYDDGQAEYDDVTGTDFGQALQNLNPGECPGGTIKTVKVPHRGDVKGLCATTRARGHAYRLNDDASTGGTGKTYTGQGKDLLVYTVNKASWYEYITEWRFSSDGTITSNVGATGSLSPYDYDGGDDRGWPIGKGDQAKAESHAHNVFWRLNFGLDGSPKAKVEQYDSKVTPPTGDGSPTTKTTRTKVTKELAGDRKDMRWWRVVSNTGKNKDGHPRSYEIVPGPSNKHAGREFTKHDVYFTQYKKCEQYASNNIGCPNGTPDSVDKWVNGQAMDHPVTWVHIGFHHIARDEDQQPMPVHWQGFSLAARDVTAMSPLTPQDLANQNGQPPLGG, encoded by the coding sequence ATGCACGTCAACAGACTTTCGCGCGCCCGAAAGAGGGCCACGATGGCCCTCGCGGTCTCCGCGCTCGTCGGCGGCGCCGTCACCGTCGCCGGACCCGCGACTGCGGCCCCGCGGGCCCCGCAGGCGCCGACCGCCGCGGCCGACTGCAGCGACGCGTACAAGATCGAGCAGACCGTCGACGGCGGCACGACCTGGCGCATGTGCTGGCACTACAACACGCTCTCCGGCCTGATCCTCGACAAGATCAGCTACCAGCCGAAGGGTGAGGCGAAGCCCATCCCGGTCCTCACCAGCGCCCGGCTCGCCCAGGTCCACGTCCCCTACGACGACGGCCAGGCCGAGTACGACGACGTCACCGGCACCGACTTCGGCCAGGCCCTGCAGAACCTCAACCCCGGCGAGTGCCCCGGCGGCACCATCAAGACCGTCAAGGTCCCGCACCGCGGCGACGTGAAGGGTCTGTGCGCCACCACGCGCGCGCGTGGGCACGCCTACCGCCTCAACGACGACGCGAGCACCGGCGGTACCGGAAAGACCTACACGGGCCAGGGCAAGGACCTCCTCGTCTACACCGTGAACAAGGCCTCCTGGTACGAGTACATAACGGAGTGGCGCTTCTCCTCCGACGGCACCATCACCTCCAACGTCGGCGCCACCGGCAGTCTCTCGCCGTACGACTACGACGGCGGCGACGACCGCGGCTGGCCGATCGGCAAGGGCGACCAGGCCAAGGCCGAGAGCCACGCCCACAACGTCTTCTGGCGCCTCAACTTCGGCCTCGACGGCTCCCCGAAGGCCAAGGTCGAGCAGTACGACTCCAAGGTCACCCCGCCCACCGGCGACGGCAGCCCCACCACGAAGACCACCCGCACCAAGGTCACCAAGGAGCTCGCCGGCGACCGCAAGGACATGCGCTGGTGGCGTGTGGTCAGCAACACGGGCAAGAACAAGGACGGCCACCCGCGCTCGTACGAGATCGTGCCGGGCCCCAGCAACAAGCACGCGGGCCGCGAGTTCACCAAGCACGACGTGTACTTCACCCAGTACAAGAAGTGCGAGCAGTACGCGAGCAACAACATCGGCTGCCCCAACGGCACCCCGGACAGCGTCGACAAGTGGGTGAACGGCCAGGCCATGGACCACCCGGTCACCTGGGTCCACATCGGCTTCCACCACATCGCGCGTGACGAGGACCAGCAGCCGATGCCGGTCCACTGGCAGGGCTTCTCGCTGGCCGCGCGCGACGTGACCGCTATGAGCCCGCTCACTCCGCAGGATCTCGCCAACCAGAACGGCCAGCCGCCGCTGGGCGGTTGA
- a CDS encoding carbohydrate ABC transporter permease, with amino-acid sequence MMRTTKPARAAQYVALAAYLVFLAFPFLWLISTAFKPARELGSLHPTWIPKDPTLDNFRQAFDEQPLLRAAGNSLIAALSAALIAVVIATPMAYVMARHRNRVAKAATGWVVISQAFPFVLIIIPLFLILKNLHLINSLLGLIMVYVVWSLPFALWMLVGYVRAVPTELEEAAAVDGASKVRTFVSVVAPLLAPGIVATAMFAFITAWNEFFFALVLLKTPEKQTLPVILNRFIGTEGVADLGPLAAAAFLATIPSLVIFAIIQKRITGGMLAGAVKA; translated from the coding sequence ATGATGCGCACGACAAAGCCGGCGCGCGCCGCACAGTACGTGGCGCTCGCCGCCTACCTCGTCTTCCTCGCCTTCCCGTTCCTCTGGCTGATCTCCACGGCGTTCAAGCCCGCGCGGGAACTGGGCAGCCTGCACCCCACCTGGATCCCCAAGGACCCGACCCTGGACAACTTCCGCCAGGCCTTCGACGAGCAGCCGCTCCTGCGGGCCGCGGGCAACTCCCTGATCGCGGCGCTCAGCGCGGCCCTGATCGCGGTCGTCATCGCGACACCGATGGCGTACGTCATGGCCAGGCACCGCAACCGCGTCGCGAAGGCGGCCACCGGCTGGGTGGTGATCAGCCAGGCGTTCCCGTTCGTCCTGATCATCATCCCGCTGTTCCTGATCCTGAAGAACCTGCACCTGATCAACTCGCTGCTCGGCCTGATCATGGTCTACGTGGTGTGGTCGCTGCCGTTCGCGCTGTGGATGCTCGTCGGGTACGTCCGCGCGGTCCCGACCGAGCTGGAGGAGGCCGCAGCGGTGGACGGCGCGAGCAAGGTGCGCACCTTCGTCTCGGTCGTCGCGCCGCTGCTCGCCCCCGGCATCGTGGCCACCGCGATGTTCGCCTTCATCACCGCATGGAACGAGTTCTTCTTCGCGCTCGTCCTGCTCAAGACCCCGGAGAAGCAGACGTTGCCGGTCATCCTCAACCGCTTCATCGGCACGGAGGGCGTCGCCGACCTCGGGCCGCTCGCAGCGGCGGCGTTCCTCGCGACCATCCCCTCGCTCGTCATCTTCGCGATCATCCAGAAGCGGATCACGGGCGGCATGCTGGCGGGGGCGGTGAAGGCCTGA
- a CDS encoding response regulator, giving the protein MTSAMSPERITVLIADDQPLVRRGLSLILRSDPAIEVIGEVDDGAQAVAAAHELRPDVVLMDIRMPVLDGVRATERLSAELPGCRVLALSTFDMDEHVVGALRAGASGFLPKDVSPEELVAALRTVHRGEAVVAPRLLTRLLATFVAPAPAPAPPGADLSGLTPREVEVLRLIAAGLDNAEIAQQMAIGVQTVKNHATGIFAKLGVRDRAQAVIAAYESGLVRAGQSGAGQPGAGL; this is encoded by the coding sequence ATGACCTCTGCCATGTCGCCCGAGCGGATCACCGTGCTCATCGCCGACGACCAGCCCCTGGTACGCCGAGGTCTCTCCCTCATCCTGCGTTCGGACCCCGCCATCGAGGTCATCGGCGAGGTGGACGACGGTGCGCAGGCCGTCGCCGCGGCCCACGAACTCCGCCCGGACGTCGTCCTGATGGACATCCGCATGCCGGTGCTCGACGGGGTCAGGGCCACCGAGCGGCTGAGCGCCGAGCTGCCCGGGTGCCGGGTCCTCGCGCTCAGCACCTTCGACATGGACGAGCACGTGGTCGGCGCCCTGCGGGCGGGCGCGTCGGGGTTCCTGCCCAAGGACGTCTCCCCCGAGGAACTCGTGGCCGCGCTGCGCACCGTCCACCGCGGCGAGGCCGTCGTCGCGCCCCGGCTCCTGACCCGGCTGCTCGCCACATTCGTGGCCCCGGCCCCGGCGCCCGCCCCGCCCGGCGCCGACCTCTCCGGGCTCACGCCACGCGAGGTGGAGGTGCTGCGGCTGATCGCCGCGGGCCTCGACAACGCCGAGATCGCACAGCAGATGGCGATCGGCGTCCAGACCGTGAAGAACCACGCCACCGGCATCTTCGCCAAGCTCGGCGTCCGCGACCGCGCGCAGGCGGTCATCGCGGCGTACGAGTCGGGCCTTGTACGGGCGGGACAGTCCGGCGCGGGACAGCCCGGCGCGGGGCTGTGA
- a CDS encoding sensor histidine kinase, whose protein sequence is MGRDFFPPVPPAESARPTVGGVVLAVAAVTLDVLSYLAPGEEGTGARVTVPGVLLICLAVVPLLFRRQHPVPVLGAVLGVQLAVNTGLVVDPGVAMSNSYGAAVSVALYTVARYSERRAVALSVVAAAPVQVLRYLNTDQAVLGIGITDVVVTPCLLVAIGLAVRQWKQQLDINRRLLADRAVTEERRRIARELHDIVAHHITTMYLMSGGARSTLDRDPETAREALVTLEESGRTALHEMRQLLGVLRSTETPDETPSEPQPGVNDIERLVADSVAAGLPVELHVTGRPRPLPMTVGLTLYRIVQEALTNARKHAGPARATVRLTYLPDRVAVEVTDDGAGGGDPGTNRTGGGYGLLGMRERIALHDGSLHVGNRPEGGFAVTAEVPLPADTYELDSNDEKDETPR, encoded by the coding sequence ATGGGACGCGACTTCTTCCCTCCGGTACCGCCCGCGGAGAGCGCGCGGCCGACCGTGGGCGGCGTGGTCCTCGCCGTTGCCGCGGTGACGCTCGACGTACTGTCCTATCTCGCGCCCGGCGAGGAGGGGACCGGCGCGCGCGTCACCGTCCCGGGCGTCCTGCTGATCTGCCTCGCCGTGGTCCCGCTGCTCTTCCGGCGTCAGCACCCGGTGCCCGTGCTCGGCGCGGTCCTCGGCGTGCAGCTGGCCGTCAACACGGGGCTCGTCGTGGACCCGGGTGTGGCCATGTCCAACAGTTACGGCGCCGCCGTGTCGGTGGCCCTCTACACCGTCGCCCGGTACAGCGAGCGGCGGGCCGTCGCGCTCTCCGTCGTCGCCGCCGCGCCCGTGCAGGTCCTGCGGTACCTGAACACCGACCAGGCTGTCCTGGGGATCGGCATCACCGACGTGGTGGTCACGCCCTGCCTGCTCGTCGCCATAGGTCTGGCCGTGCGGCAGTGGAAGCAGCAGCTGGACATCAACCGCAGGCTACTCGCCGACCGGGCGGTGACGGAGGAACGGCGCCGCATCGCGCGGGAGCTGCACGACATCGTCGCCCACCACATCACCACCATGTACCTGATGTCCGGCGGTGCCAGGTCGACCCTGGACCGCGATCCGGAGACGGCCCGTGAGGCGCTGGTGACCCTGGAGGAGTCGGGCCGCACGGCCCTGCACGAGATGCGGCAGCTCCTCGGCGTCCTGCGCAGCACCGAGACTCCGGACGAGACGCCGTCGGAACCTCAGCCCGGGGTGAACGACATCGAGCGGCTCGTCGCCGACTCGGTCGCGGCGGGTCTGCCGGTCGAACTCCACGTCACCGGGCGGCCCCGGCCGCTGCCGATGACCGTCGGCCTCACGCTCTACCGCATCGTCCAGGAAGCCCTCACCAACGCCCGCAAGCACGCGGGGCCCGCCCGCGCGACGGTCCGGCTCACCTACCTCCCGGACCGGGTCGCCGTCGAGGTGACCGACGACGGCGCGGGCGGCGGGGACCCCGGCACGAACCGCACCGGAGGCGGATACGGTCTCCTCGGCATGCGGGAACGCATCGCCCTCCACGACGGTTCCCTGCACGTGGGCAACCGTCCGGAAGGCGGCTTCGCGGTGACCGCGGAAGTGCCGCTGCCCGCGGATACGTACGAACTCGACTCGAACGACGAGAAAGACGAGACGCCCCGATGA
- a CDS encoding phosphotransferase enzyme family protein — protein MDEARARDVLDAADLPVPTGGARLLALGENAVFAVGELVVKVGRAAPELLARARRETAVARWLEEAGVPAVRAAESEARLVDGHPVTLWHRLPEAVRPAEPRDLAALIRRVHDLDSPSFELPRRELLGGVERWLRLAGDAVDPADADYLRERRDGFAAAAAALTPRLAPGPIHGDALPRNVLVGPDGPVLVDLETFSFDLREHDLVVMALSRDRYGLAPEAYDGLVSTYGWDVREWEGCAVLRGARETASCAWVAQHAPSNPKALVEFRRRVASLRDGDAEVRWYPF, from the coding sequence ATGGACGAGGCGCGGGCGCGGGACGTACTGGACGCGGCGGATCTGCCGGTGCCGACGGGCGGGGCCCGGCTCCTCGCCCTCGGCGAGAACGCGGTGTTCGCCGTCGGCGAGCTGGTCGTCAAGGTGGGGCGGGCAGCCCCCGAGCTCCTGGCCAGGGCGCGGCGCGAGACGGCGGTCGCCCGCTGGCTGGAAGAGGCGGGCGTCCCTGCCGTGCGGGCCGCCGAGTCCGAGGCTCGGTTGGTGGACGGCCATCCGGTGACGCTCTGGCACCGGCTGCCGGAGGCGGTGCGCCCCGCCGAGCCGCGCGATCTCGCCGCGCTGATCCGTCGTGTGCACGATCTGGACTCCCCCTCCTTCGAGCTCCCCCGCCGTGAACTGCTCGGTGGCGTGGAGCGGTGGCTACGGCTCGCGGGTGACGCGGTCGATCCGGCCGACGCGGACTATCTGCGCGAGCGCAGGGACGGGTTCGCGGCGGCCGCGGCGGCGCTGACGCCCCGTCTCGCGCCGGGGCCCATCCACGGGGACGCGCTGCCCCGCAATGTCCTGGTCGGTCCGGACGGCCCCGTGCTCGTGGACCTGGAGACCTTCTCCTTCGACCTGCGGGAGCACGACCTGGTCGTCATGGCGCTCTCCCGCGACCGGTACGGGCTCGCGCCGGAGGCGTACGACGGGCTCGTGTCGACGTACGGCTGGGACGTGCGGGAGTGGGAGGGGTGCGCCGTGCTGCGCGGCGCGCGCGAGACGGCCAGCTGCGCGTGGGTCGCGCAGCACGCGCCGTCCAACCCCAAGGCGCTCGTCGAGTTCCGCAGGCGGGTGGCGTCGCTCAGGGACGGGGACGCGGAGGTCCGCTGGTACCCCTTCTAA
- a CDS encoding Tat pathway signal sequence domain protein: MAGTTVAVAAAAVLVGVNLSGSEAGGSGDRQANAAAAQQDAVAKDGVVEAAPEEGAKGVGSDPLTDEEIERAEKASVSGPLRSSARDVEGDRGPQLLSTNLSEPDPNGGDAPRSAEVVYYDYKKDTVITKTVNLETGKVADTVTTKNVQPPPSQEELAEGARLLIADPLGKGLKKDFKHATGKALTGPDQLQLSGMVFRKETVKRVPSSLGDCGKNRCLQVVTKVKSGPWIDTRALVVDLSTRTVGRLG; encoded by the coding sequence GTGGCCGGCACGACGGTCGCGGTCGCCGCGGCAGCCGTGCTGGTGGGCGTCAATCTGTCGGGGTCCGAGGCGGGCGGCTCGGGGGACCGTCAGGCCAACGCGGCGGCGGCGCAGCAGGACGCCGTGGCGAAGGATGGTGTCGTGGAGGCGGCGCCCGAGGAAGGCGCGAAAGGCGTCGGCAGCGACCCGCTGACCGATGAGGAGATCGAGCGGGCCGAGAAGGCCTCGGTGTCGGGCCCGCTGCGCTCCAGCGCCCGGGACGTCGAGGGGGACCGCGGGCCGCAGCTGCTGTCCACCAACCTCAGCGAACCGGACCCGAACGGCGGCGACGCGCCGCGCAGCGCCGAGGTCGTGTACTACGACTACAAGAAGGACACCGTCATCACCAAGACGGTCAACCTGGAGACCGGCAAGGTGGCCGACACGGTCACCACCAAGAACGTGCAGCCACCGCCCAGCCAGGAAGAGCTGGCCGAGGGCGCCAGGCTGCTGATCGCCGACCCGCTCGGCAAGGGCCTGAAGAAGGACTTCAAGCACGCCACGGGCAAGGCGCTCACCGGCCCCGACCAGCTGCAGCTGAGCGGCATGGTCTTCCGCAAGGAGACGGTGAAGCGCGTGCCGTCCAGCCTCGGCGACTGCGGCAAGAACCGGTGCCTGCAGGTCGTCACCAAGGTCAAGAGCGGCCCGTGGATCGACACCAGGGCCCTCGTCGTCGACCTGAGCACCCGCACGGTGGGCCGCCTCGGCTGA
- a CDS encoding SAV2148 family HEPN domain-containing protein, which translates to MSSGGRELPPGDEGHEGSSADVPPGAVSLARPMEMESQIGPELDWDADAWREVRTRAQRAGRAYIWLNLVEQRLRAVVAAVLRPVYEPVHADDWVVAAAGPAGQEWVQRAVAVREVSRRKGYLLDPADDNVLSFLTLPQLRELMVQHWPCFEPYFDDRRDVELALDELEVTRNVVSRNRALSETVLAQAERASARLLDMLGSGTDTPSARRLPVDAVEDLVGDRYADVVAVHSDRVRLLRRFPAEDMFGGARRLDAIGIGLNLLVQNFSGRRLVRLAESGCRTRLLFLNPASSAVKRRERELGIKKGELSRSVEMNILHMRRVRARLKDPGAFEIQVFDETPRFTAYLVDGDGADGIGVVQSYLRRTRGMEAPVLVLRGGSRVVKSGDPGDGGLFATYREEFEVAWADSRPVS; encoded by the coding sequence GTGAGCTCGGGCGGGCGGGAGCTGCCCCCTGGTGACGAGGGTCACGAGGGGAGCTCCGCGGACGTACCCCCTGGAGCGGTGTCCCTGGCCCGGCCGATGGAGATGGAATCTCAGATCGGACCGGAACTGGACTGGGACGCCGACGCCTGGCGCGAGGTCCGTACGCGCGCGCAGCGCGCGGGGCGGGCCTACATCTGGCTGAACCTGGTGGAGCAGCGGCTGCGCGCGGTCGTGGCCGCTGTTCTGCGTCCCGTCTACGAACCCGTCCACGCCGACGACTGGGTCGTCGCCGCGGCGGGCCCGGCCGGGCAGGAGTGGGTGCAGCGGGCCGTCGCCGTGCGTGAGGTGAGCCGCCGCAAGGGCTATCTGCTCGACCCCGCCGACGACAACGTCCTCAGCTTTCTGACACTGCCGCAGCTGCGTGAGCTGATGGTGCAGCACTGGCCGTGCTTCGAGCCGTACTTCGACGACCGGCGCGACGTCGAGCTCGCCCTCGACGAGCTGGAGGTCACGCGGAACGTCGTCTCCCGCAACCGCGCCCTCTCCGAAACGGTCCTCGCCCAGGCCGAGCGCGCCTCCGCCCGCCTCCTGGACATGCTCGGCTCCGGCACCGACACGCCCTCCGCGCGGCGGCTGCCCGTCGACGCCGTCGAGGATCTGGTCGGCGACCGGTACGCGGACGTGGTGGCCGTGCACTCGGACCGGGTGCGGCTCCTGCGCCGGTTCCCCGCGGAGGACATGTTCGGCGGCGCCCGCAGGCTCGACGCCATCGGGATAGGGCTCAACCTCCTCGTGCAGAACTTCTCCGGGCGGCGGCTGGTCCGGCTCGCCGAGTCCGGCTGCCGGACGCGGCTGCTCTTCCTCAATCCGGCCAGCAGCGCGGTCAAGCGCCGGGAACGCGAACTGGGGATAAAGAAGGGTGAGTTGAGCCGGTCCGTCGAGATGAACATCCTGCACATGCGCCGGGTCAGGGCGCGGCTCAAGGACCCTGGCGCGTTCGAGATCCAGGTGTTCGACGAGACGCCGCGCTTCACCGCCTATCTGGTCGACGGGGACGGTGCGGACGGCATCGGTGTCGTCCAGTCGTATCTGCGCAGGACCCGCGGGATGGAGGCGCCGGTGCTCGTGTTGCGGGGCGGCAGCCGGGTGGTCAAGTCGGGCGATCCGGGCGACGGCGGCCTTTTCGCCACATACCGCGAGGAGTTCGAGGTGGCCTGGGCGGACTCGCGCCCGGTGTCCTGA
- a CDS encoding 3'-5' exonuclease, with translation MGWHQELLIGFDLETTGTDPNEARIVTGAVIEVKAGETLGRRTWLADPGVPIPPDAVAVHGITNERAAAEGRPAAEVADALADVLTSYWLSGVPVVAYNAVFDLSLLSAELRRHGLPSLRDRLGGIAPGPVIDPYTIDRTVDRYRRGKRNLEAVCTEYGVRLESAHDAAADAQAAARLACAIADRHPKVASLGPADLHRSQIGWYAEWAADFQDFLRRKGNADAVVDGVWPLRAES, from the coding sequence ATGGGCTGGCACCAGGAGCTGCTGATCGGTTTCGACCTGGAGACGACAGGGACGGATCCGAACGAGGCGCGCATCGTCACCGGCGCGGTCATCGAGGTCAAGGCCGGCGAGACGCTGGGGCGCCGCACCTGGCTCGCGGACCCGGGAGTTCCGATCCCGCCGGACGCGGTGGCCGTGCATGGCATCACGAACGAACGGGCGGCGGCCGAGGGCAGACCCGCCGCCGAGGTCGCGGACGCGCTCGCCGACGTCCTCACGTCGTACTGGCTGTCGGGCGTCCCGGTCGTCGCGTACAACGCGGTCTTCGACCTCAGCCTGCTCTCCGCCGAGCTCCGCAGGCACGGCCTGCCGTCCCTGCGCGACCGGCTCGGCGGCATCGCCCCCGGCCCGGTGATCGACCCGTACACGATCGACCGCACCGTCGACCGCTACCGCAGGGGCAAGCGGAATTTGGAGGCGGTCTGCACGGAGTACGGAGTGCGGCTCGAGTCCGCCCACGACGCCGCGGCCGACGCCCAGGCCGCCGCCCGCCTCGCCTGTGCGATAGCCGACCGCCACCCGAAGGTCGCGTCCCTCGGCCCCGCGGACCTGCACCGCAGCCAGATCGGGTGGTACGCGGAATGGGCGGCGGACTTCCAGGACTTCCTGCGCAGGAAGGGCAACGCGGACGCGGTCGTGGACGGGGTGTGGCCGCTGCGCGCGGAGAGCTGA